One Glycine max cultivar Williams 82 chromosome 6, Glycine_max_v4.0, whole genome shotgun sequence DNA segment encodes these proteins:
- the LOC100812040 gene encoding protein STICHEL-like 2, whose protein sequence is MMDGRRHSVDIPISKTLVALRRVRSLRDPTTNSMSKLSSLVDNVHWENGSGNEISLRFSDAAGPCDSDDNAAFRSRNLGFKGHRKPDDADFLLNHGLLNSRLKPSGMMSCKDDQQDDEMVHSKPNLQCISGDKSPSESCGSNLGGKGLDLSCIVLPSNNFKDGDSCYIETARSSQLGRTDYSKSAKKSLRKNQVKPSEVAISIASNEGSPCPSGYDAFSPYSAKVGINQDVDVLDNNDDGCGISCCWSKSPRFRESNLYGEIEDRPLISHRVDETDLDAHRSMRHNGGGISPTLETPRSLSMKFRPKSFSDLVGQNVVVRSLLAAISRGRITSFYLFYGPRGTGKTSTSRMFAAALNCLSVVEKRPCGLCRECVLLFSGRNKDVKEVDSVTINRAEQVKSLIKNASIPPVSSRFKVFIIDECQLLNGETWASISNSLENLSQHVVFVMITPDLDKLPRSAVSRAQRYHFPKVKDADIVCRLEKICAEEGLDFEQDALDFIGAKSCGSVRDAEMMLDQMSLLGKKINISLAYELTGIVSDDELLDLLDLALSSDTSNTVIRARELMRSRIDPLHLVSQLANLIMDILAGKCENGGSDVRSRFSRRHNSEADLQKLNNALKILSETEKQLRNSKNQTTWFIVALLQLSSVDCQSVDANDTKLSLRGACNGGQRLEHVTTGLCDNKSYRLEPEDHKGTLDSIWYKATEMCHSSQLKTFFRNKGKLSSLHVDGSTACLAIAELEFHHRHHVSKAEKSWKAIASSLQFILGCNIELRITYAPCASDSKYAKLRSSFSIFGCSHRIRQQKSLSSNEQVSESDYADYTSENPMMKDRISTSDCGMDAVTALRSSEGNLLSSGERFLNRSFQETKRTSSAEVDFSKEEGYNCAHLDPSMLDSDNNHQSNCFPKTLWLQKKFRSSHSSKLTFQGIQPQKDFVISVPKMCACSGTYTYANEPSIFSSSCKNCTKASEKVG, encoded by the exons ATGATGGATGGGCGGCGGCATTCGGTCGATATTCCAATTTCCAAAACTCTTGTGGCACTGAGGAGAGTCAGGTCATTGAGGGATCCAACCACTAATTCCATGAGCAAACTCTCTTCTCTGGTTGACAATGTGCACTGGGAAAACGGTTCTGGCAATGAGATTTCCCTGCGGTTTTCGGATGCTGCTGGGCCATGTGATTCTGATGATAATGCTGCTTTCAGATCAAGGAATTTAGGTTTCAAGGGACATAGGAAGCCGGATGATGCtgattttttattgaatcaTGGCCTGTTGAACTCAAGGTTGAAGCCTAGTGGGATGATGTCTTGTAAGGATGATCAACAAGATGATGAAATGGTTCACTCTAAGCCTAATCTGCAGTGCATTTCTGGAGATAAATCACCCAGTGAAAGCTGTGGTAGCAACCTTGGGGGTAAAGGATTGGACTTGTCTTGTATTGTGCTTCCAAGTAATAATTTCAAGGATGGGGATTCATGCTATATAGAAACTGCTAGATCATCTCAATTAGGGAGAACAGATTACTCCAAGTCAGCCAAAAAGTCTCTACGCAAGAATCAAGTAAAACCGTCGGAGGTAGCGATAAGTATTGCTAGCAATGAAGGCAGTCCATGTCCTTCTGGTTATGATGCTTTTTCGCCTTATAGTGCTAAAGTAGGTATAAATCAAGATGTTGATGTTTtagataacaatgatgatggaTGTGGAATAAGCTGCTGTTGGTCGAAATCACCAAGGTTTAGAGAATCAAATCTATATGGTGAGATAGAAGACCGTCCCTTGATATCTCATCGAGTTGATGAGACGGATCTTGATGCACACAGGAGCATGAGACACAATGGTGGTGGGATTAGTCCAACTTTGGAAACTCCTAGAAGTTTGTCTATGAAATTCAGGCCTAAATCATTTAGTGATTTGGTGGGACAAAATGTGGTAGTAAGGTCTCTTTTGGCTGCCATCTCCAGAGGAAGGATAACATCATTTTATCTCTTCTATGGTCCACGCGGCACCGGCAAGACATCCACGTCTAGGATGTTTGCCGCTGCACTGAATTGCCTGTCTGTTGTGGAGAAAAGGCCATGTGGTCTATGCAGAGAAtgtgttttgttattttctggAAGAAATAAAGATGTTAAGGAAGTGGATTCTGTGACAATCAATCGCGCGGAACAGGTTAAATCCCTTATCAAGAATGCAAGCATCCCTCCGGTTTCCTCACGTTTTAAGGTTTTCATTATTGATGAGTGTCAGTTATTGAATGGGGAGACGTGGGCAAGCATTTCAAATAGCCTAGAGAACCTTTCTCAACATGTGGTTTTTGTGATGATCACTCCTGATTTGGATAAGCTTCCTCGAAGTGCAGTTTCCCGGGCTCAGAGGTATCACTTTCCGAAGGTTAAAGATGCCGACATTGTATGCAGACTAGAAAAAATTTGTGCCGAAGAAGGCCTTGATTTTGAACAGGATGCTTTGGACTTTATCGGTGCAAAATCCTGCGGTTCTGTTAGGGATGCAGAAATGATGCTTGATCAGATGAGCTTGCTTGGTAAAAAGATCAATATTTCTTTAGCTTACGAGCTT ACTGGGATCGTTTCCGATGATGAGTTGCTTGATTTGCTGGATCTGGCTTTGTCATCTGATACATCGAATACAGTTATAAGAGCTCGGGAGCTGATGAGATCAAGGATAGATCCTTTGCACCTTGTATCTCAGCTGGCAAATCTCATTATGGACATCCTTGCAGGGAAATGTGAAAATGGTGGTTCTGACGTCAGAAGTAGATTTTCTCGGAGACACAACT CTGAAGCTGATCTTCAGAAACTAAACAATGCATTGAAAATACTTTCTGAAACTGAGAAGCAGTTAAGAAATTCGAAGAATCAAACAACATGGTTCATTGTAGCTCTCCTACAGTTAAGCTCTGTAGATTGTCAATCTGTGGATGCAAATGATACCAAGTTGAGTCTTAGAGGTGCATGCAATGGAG GGCAAAGGTTGGAACATGTTACTACAGGCCTTTGTGATAACAAGTCATACAGATTAGAACCAGAGGATCACAAAGGAACATTGGATTCCATTTGGTATAAAGCTACAGAGATGTGTCACTCTAGTCAGCTCAAAACTTTTTTCAGGAACAAGGGGAAGTTGTCTTCACTTCATGTTGATGGCAGTACAGCTT GTCTTGCTATTGCCGAGTTGGAGTTCCACCATCGCCACCATGTATCCAAGGCTGAGAAgtcatggaaagcgattgcaaGTTCCTTGCAGTTCATATTGGGTTGCAACATTGAGTTGAGGATCACCTATGCACCGTGTGCTTCTGATTCCAAGTATGCCAAACTTAGATCATCTTTCAGTATCTTCGGTTGCTCTCACAGAATTCGTCAACAGAAGTCCTTATCATCTAATGAACAAGTAAGTGAATCAGATTACGCTGACTACACCTCGGAAAATCCCATGATGAAGGATAGAATTTCTACCTCTGATTGTGGAATGGATGCTGTAACGGCTTTGAGGAGTAGCGAAGGGAATTTGCTCAGCTCAGGAGAAAGATTTTTGAATAGGTCATTTCAAGAGACTAAGAGAACATCAAGTGCTGAAGTGGATTTCTCTAAAGAAGAGGGATACAATTGTGCACATCTTGATCCATCAATGCTTGATTCAGATAATAACCACCAATCTAACTGTTTTCCTAAAACTCTTTGGCTTCAAAAGAAGTTCCGATCTTCACATTCATCCAAGTTGACTTTTCAGGGTATTCAACCACAGAAAGATTTTGTTATATCTGTCCCAAAAATGTGTGCATGTTCTGGGACATATACCTATGCTAACGAACCCAGCATTTTTTCAAGTAGTTGTAAGAACTGCACCAAAGCCTCAGAAAAAGTAGGTTGA